One segment of Candidatus Kaelpia imicola DNA contains the following:
- a CDS encoding ThiF family adenylyltransferase: MKIVIDEKAVQEIKGSDCITGLLFGREIQEENLIQIVSFKTTLKHNFWHEVGRWYKEAVTNKGVELLVNGNGLKCFIDGKEISQVEVFNMQDYNARNRSEILSQKVKAKKAFLVSCGSVNSRVGYELAKHGIEIAITDPDYLDIANPYRWGIQQMPELLAGRLKTIAFKDAVMSNIPNAEVKAFAYDFCKDITFFDKFTDEWKPALMVIATDTEDSRRDVNWLSYNKGIPALYIGLADKAESGQIIYISGKKQDPCYMCFKGNSGNEGGPINLRSTNKQYGVDENEQRSVPALSIDVNIISDIATKLAMVILAGEDISQYFKQFDNKGDALWFSTKPDTWVFEDFAQKLVAKIEKNPDCVICGRI, translated from the coding sequence ATGAAGATTGTAATTGATGAAAAGGCAGTACAAGAAATAAAAGGGAGTGACTGTATTACAGGTCTGCTGTTTGGCAGGGAAATACAGGAAGAAAATCTTATCCAAATAGTTAGCTTTAAGACTACCCTAAAGCACAATTTCTGGCATGAAGTAGGCAGGTGGTATAAAGAAGCTGTTACAAATAAAGGAGTTGAATTGCTTGTTAATGGCAATGGATTAAAGTGTTTTATTGATGGAAAGGAGATCAGCCAAGTAGAAGTTTTTAATATGCAGGACTACAATGCCCGTAACCGTTCTGAGATACTATCTCAAAAAGTAAAAGCTAAAAAAGCTTTTCTTGTTTCCTGCGGTTCTGTTAATTCAAGGGTTGGGTATGAATTAGCCAAGCATGGTATTGAAATAGCCATAACCGATCCTGATTATTTGGATATTGCTAACCCTTACAGGTGGGGTATTCAGCAAATGCCGGAGTTATTGGCAGGCCGGTTAAAAACAATAGCCTTTAAAGATGCAGTTATGAGTAATATTCCAAATGCAGAAGTCAAAGCTTTTGCTTATGATTTTTGCAAAGACATCACTTTTTTCGACAAATTCACAGATGAATGGAAACCAGCCCTTATGGTTATAGCAACTGACACAGAAGACAGCAGGCGAGATGTTAATTGGCTCTCCTATAATAAAGGCATTCCGGCTCTTTACATAGGATTGGCGGATAAAGCAGAATCTGGACAAATCATCTATATTTCCGGCAAAAAACAGGACCCTTGCTATATGTGTTTTAAAGGGAATAGTGGTAACGAGGGTGGCCCAATCAATCTTCGTTCTACAAACAAGCAATATGGTGTTGATGAGAACGAACAGCGAAGTGTCCCTGCCTTATCAATAGATGTAAACATTATCAGCGACATTGCAACAAAACTCGCTATGGTAATTCTGGCAGGCGAAGATATAAGCCAGTATTTTAAGCAGTTTGACAATAAGGGTGATGCCCTGTGGTTTTCAACAAAACCCGATACGTGGGTTTTTGAAGATTTTGCGCAGAAGTTAGTGGCAAAAATTGAGAAAAATCCAGATTGCGTAATATGCGGAAGGATATAA
- a CDS encoding replication-relaxation family protein, with the protein MRITPRDIQLFYWLEKLSFLSTSMVSFFIFNDSIKVARRRLNILKKNNYLLSFDKPSPYAQGRLEQVFYLNKQRENAIRRFLGFKPSFFKLSTNLIVEHDLQVNTCILCFSSACDKTKDYSVESFSVAHKATDLKENLPAISSDIIPDFMIVLRNKKGKSLLFGEQDMGTQVIQRSSGNKDIITKISAYSEYLVNQKFIHFREVFNFPFKGFRVLFILPSATRLKNILDLNKNAGAMLWLTSEKIIPENILSNIWHVPQRAELQAIVKGANL; encoded by the coding sequence ATGAGGATTACTCCACGCGATATTCAGTTATTTTACTGGCTTGAAAAGCTAAGCTTTTTATCAACAAGCATGGTTTCTTTCTTTATATTTAACGACAGCATAAAGGTAGCCAGAAGGAGATTGAATATTCTAAAGAAGAATAATTATCTCTTGTCTTTTGATAAGCCAAGTCCCTATGCACAAGGAAGATTAGAGCAAGTTTTTTATTTAAATAAGCAGAGGGAAAACGCAATCAGACGCTTTTTAGGCTTTAAGCCTAGCTTTTTCAAGCTATCTACGAATCTTATTGTTGAGCATGACTTACAAGTAAACACCTGTATTTTATGTTTCAGTTCTGCCTGCGACAAAACCAAAGATTACTCTGTAGAAAGTTTCTCTGTTGCGCATAAAGCAACTGATTTAAAAGAAAATTTGCCGGCAATATCCTCAGACATAATCCCTGATTTTATGATTGTGCTTAGAAATAAAAAAGGCAAGAGTTTGCTCTTTGGCGAGCAGGATATGGGCACGCAGGTTATTCAGAGGAGTTCTGGGAATAAAGATATTATTACAAAGATTTCAGCTTATAGCGAATATTTAGTTAATCAGAAATTTATCCATTTTAGAGAAGTTTTTAACTTTCCATTTAAGGGCTTTAGAGTTCTTTTTATTTTACCATCTGCAACCAGATTGAAAAATATATTAGATTTGAATAAAAATGCAGGGGCTATGCTATGGCTTACCTCAGAAAAAATAATACCTGAGAATATTCTCTCAAACATCTGGCATGTACCCCAGAGAGCAGAATTGCAAGCCATAGTGAAGGGTGCAAATCTATAA
- a CDS encoding sigma-70 family RNA polymerase sigma factor, giving the protein MTCSICPKKSICRTICQDVKKEITGRHKTAGVKKKTYTVDYDKICDSSEPLNSFQIGILNTIKGFSAGIKDELASMIALKEAISTLNDREKEVVQLYRAKCKQREIATKLGVSQQRVDFLLKRIFKKLEKYGKGEL; this is encoded by the coding sequence ATGACCTGTTCAATATGTCCGAAAAAAAGTATCTGTAGAACAATCTGCCAAGATGTTAAGAAAGAAATCACGGGTCGTCACAAGACCGCAGGGGTAAAGAAAAAGACCTACACGGTAGACTATGACAAGATATGTGATTCCAGCGAGCCTCTTAATTCATTCCAGATAGGCATTCTCAATACTATTAAGGGTTTCAGCGCAGGGATAAAAGACGAACTGGCTTCTATGATTGCATTGAAAGAGGCAATAAGTACCTTAAACGACAGAGAAAAAGAGGTTGTTCAGCTTTATAGGGCAAAATGCAAACAGAGAGAGATAGCTACAAAATTAGGAGTATCTCAGCAGAGAGTCGATTTCCTGCTGAAAAGGATTTTCAAGAAATTAGAAAAATATGGAAAAGGGGAGTTGTAA